From Vogesella sp. XCS3, the proteins below share one genomic window:
- a CDS encoding EAL domain-containing protein codes for MTQKPDNLDSYLIGSRLSLRQVFLMALVLGLLIPAVIITVLSYNLQRERMENQLAVDQKRLLDIVALGMQEPLWNLSRQAGAPLVSSVMDDTRVISIRVSDTQSNTVFLSTLRSERRIGSVAFVQKDVVYRGEAIGQVSIEFDTEHLAIDQRNQLKNLLMIVVAQLLLSVLLIMTILHSRFLRPIRQLSEQATQLAALKLDAPFHWGRQDEIGTVGKHLEWMRAELKRLIDELKSKTLALEADIERRREVEDALRRSENKYRELFWSNLDGIVISSLEGQIIDANPAFLSLLGYSLDQLKLQNFWGLLDRESEPQERYNLDHKVMRFGFCDEFEVQYINRVGNPIPVSVKTVAMRDAAGRITAVWRMVRDISERRAAEERMQLAAKVFENTAEGIMITDADVLIRSVNRAFTEITGFTQDEVLGQRPTVLTSGRHSSDFYEAMWKELREEGFWQGEVWNRRKNGEVYPEWLAINVVKSPAGEVTHYVAIFSDQSERKAADERIQFLAHFDVLTGLPNRGHLQDRALLAIQNAVRDNGKLAILLLDLDRFKTVNESLGHAAGDILLKMASERIRKVLGAGEVVARQGGDEFIVLLPLISDAAVAAHVAERILSEFGVPLEVYNHTLSISGSIGISIFPDDGRDFDTLVRNADAAMYHAKSSGRNNYKFYTADLNARAREILAIESQLRYAVEHNEFILHYQPQVDIASGKIIGAEALIRWNHPSLGLLGPMHFIDVAEERGFIVQIGNWVIREACRQIAAWHAAGLPLITVGVNLSALQFRHQDLVQVLSNALAAYQLPGSCLDVEVTESVIMDDMDATIQTIRAIQSMGIRMSIDDFGTGYSSLSYLKRFKADKLKIDRSFVRDIPDDQDDTAITCAIINMAKNLNMQVVAEGVETIEQWSFLEEHGCDQVQGYLLAKPMAAELVEPLLRQETLRPPPPV; via the coding sequence ATGACCCAGAAGCCAGACAACCTCGATAGCTACCTGATCGGTTCTCGTTTGTCTTTGCGGCAGGTTTTCCTGATGGCGCTTGTGTTGGGCTTGCTGATTCCAGCAGTCATCATCACGGTGCTCAGCTACAACCTGCAGCGAGAACGCATGGAAAACCAGCTGGCCGTCGACCAGAAACGCCTGCTGGACATCGTTGCGCTGGGCATGCAGGAACCGCTGTGGAACCTGAGCAGACAAGCCGGCGCGCCCTTGGTTTCGTCGGTAATGGACGACACCCGCGTGATTTCCATCCGCGTGTCCGATACCCAGTCCAATACCGTCTTTCTGTCTACCCTGCGTAGCGAGCGCCGTATCGGCAGCGTAGCGTTTGTGCAAAAGGATGTGGTTTACCGTGGCGAGGCCATTGGCCAGGTCAGCATCGAGTTTGATACCGAGCACCTGGCGATAGACCAGCGCAACCAGCTGAAAAATCTTTTGATGATCGTGGTTGCGCAGCTGCTGCTGTCCGTACTGCTGATCATGACCATTCTGCACTCGCGCTTTTTGCGCCCCATCCGCCAGCTGTCCGAGCAAGCCACACAGTTGGCCGCACTCAAACTGGACGCCCCGTTTCACTGGGGCCGGCAGGATGAAATTGGCACCGTGGGCAAGCATCTGGAGTGGATGCGCGCCGAACTCAAGCGCCTGATCGACGAGCTGAAGTCCAAAACCCTGGCGCTGGAAGCCGATATCGAGCGCCGCCGCGAGGTAGAGGACGCGCTGCGCCGCTCGGAAAACAAATACCGCGAGCTGTTCTGGTCCAACCTGGACGGCATCGTGATCAGCTCGTTGGAAGGGCAGATCATTGACGCCAACCCGGCCTTTCTCAGCCTGCTGGGCTACAGCCTGGACCAACTGAAGCTGCAAAACTTCTGGGGTCTGCTGGACCGCGAAAGCGAACCGCAAGAACGCTATAACCTGGACCACAAGGTGATGCGCTTCGGTTTCTGCGACGAGTTCGAAGTGCAGTACATCAACCGTGTGGGTAACCCGATCCCGGTTAGCGTCAAGACGGTGGCCATGCGCGATGCCGCCGGCCGCATTACTGCGGTATGGCGCATGGTGCGCGACATCTCCGAGCGCCGCGCCGCCGAAGAGCGCATGCAGCTGGCTGCCAAGGTGTTCGAGAACACCGCCGAAGGCATCATGATTACCGACGCGGACGTGTTGATCCGCTCGGTAAACCGCGCCTTTACCGAGATCACCGGCTTTACCCAGGACGAAGTACTGGGCCAGCGGCCAACCGTGCTGACTTCCGGCCGCCACAGCAGCGACTTCTACGAAGCCATGTGGAAAGAGCTGCGCGAGGAAGGCTTCTGGCAAGGCGAAGTATGGAATCGCCGCAAAAATGGCGAGGTCTATCCGGAGTGGCTGGCCATCAACGTGGTGAAAAGCCCGGCTGGCGAGGTTACCCATTACGTGGCCATCTTCAGCGACCAGTCCGAGCGCAAGGCCGCCGACGAGCGTATCCAGTTCCTGGCGCACTTCGATGTGCTGACCGGCCTGCCAAACCGCGGCCACCTGCAAGACCGTGCGCTGCTGGCCATCCAGAACGCCGTACGCGACAACGGCAAGCTGGCCATCCTGCTGCTGGATCTGGACCGCTTCAAGACCGTTAACGAATCGCTGGGCCATGCCGCCGGCGACATCCTGTTGAAAATGGCTTCCGAGCGTATCCGCAAGGTACTGGGTGCCGGCGAGGTAGTTGCACGCCAGGGCGGTGACGAGTTCATTGTGCTGCTGCCACTGATCAGCGATGCCGCCGTGGCCGCCCACGTGGCCGAGCGCATCCTGTCCGAGTTCGGTGTGCCGCTGGAGGTGTACAACCACACGCTGTCCATCAGCGGCAGTATCGGTATCAGCATCTTCCCGGACGACGGGCGCGACTTTGACACCCTGGTGCGCAACGCCGATGCGGCGATGTACCACGCTAAATCCAGCGGCCGTAACAACTACAAGTTCTACACCGCAGACCTGAACGCCCGCGCCCGCGAAATTCTGGCCATCGAAAGCCAGCTGCGTTATGCCGTGGAGCACAACGAGTTCATCCTGCATTACCAGCCGCAAGTGGACATTGCCAGCGGCAAGATCATCGGTGCCGAAGCGCTGATCCGCTGGAACCACCCGTCGCTGGGCCTGCTGGGGCCGATGCACTTTATTGACGTAGCCGAGGAGCGCGGCTTTATCGTGCAGATCGGCAACTGGGTGATTCGCGAAGCCTGCCGCCAGATTGCCGCCTGGCATGCCGCTGGCCTGCCGCTGATTACCGTGGGCGTGAACCTGTCTGCGCTGCAGTTCCGCCACCAGGACCTGGTGCAGGTGCTGAGCAATGCGCTGGCCGCCTACCAGCTGCCGGGTAGCTGCCTGGACGTGGAGGTAACCGAAAGCGTGATCATGGACGATATGGACGCCACCATCCAGACCATCCGCGCCATCCAGTCCATGGGTATCCGCATGTCGATCGACGATTTCGGTACCGGTTACTCCAGCTTGTCTTACCTGAAGCGCTTCAAGGCCGACAAGCTCAAGATCGACCGCTCTTTTGTGCGCGATATTCCGGACGACCAGGACGACACCGCCATTACCTGCGCCATCATCAACATGGCCAAGAACCTGAACATGCAGGTAGTGGCCGAAGGCGTGGAAACCATCGAGCAATGGTCGTTCCTGGAAGAACACGGCTGCGACCAGGTGCAAGGCTACCTGCTGGCCAAACCGATGGCTGCCGAGCTGGTAGAGCCACTGCTACGCCAGGAAACCCTGCGCCCGCCGCCACCGGTATAG
- the ubiG gene encoding bifunctional 2-polyprenyl-6-hydroxyphenol methylase/3-demethylubiquinol 3-O-methyltransferase UbiG — translation MSNVDELELDKFSQIAHKWWDMDSEFKPLHEINPLRLDFIDSHAGLAGKTVLDVGCGGGILAESMAARGASVTGIDLAKKSLKVAQLHGLESGVSVTYRCVPVEELAAEAPGSFDVVTCMEMLEHVPDPQSVVRACAQLVKPGGWVFFSTLNRNAKSYLLAVLAAEYVLNMLPKGTHEYGRFLKPSELSRMARNAGLGIDTLSGMSYNPLTRIYSLGSDTDVNYLIATRRLA, via the coding sequence ATGAGCAATGTAGACGAACTGGAACTGGATAAATTCAGCCAGATAGCCCACAAGTGGTGGGACATGGACAGCGAGTTCAAACCGCTGCACGAGATCAACCCGCTGCGCCTGGACTTTATCGACAGCCACGCCGGCCTGGCCGGTAAAACTGTGCTGGACGTAGGCTGCGGTGGCGGCATTCTGGCCGAAAGCATGGCTGCGCGCGGCGCCAGCGTCACCGGCATCGACCTGGCCAAGAAATCACTGAAAGTCGCCCAGCTACACGGCCTGGAAAGCGGCGTTAGCGTCACTTACCGCTGCGTGCCGGTAGAAGAGCTGGCGGCCGAAGCGCCGGGCAGCTTTGACGTGGTCACCTGCATGGAAATGCTGGAACACGTGCCGGACCCGCAAAGCGTAGTGCGCGCCTGCGCGCAGCTGGTCAAGCCGGGCGGCTGGGTGTTTTTCTCTACCCTGAACCGCAACGCCAAGTCCTACCTGCTGGCGGTGCTGGCGGCAGAATACGTGCTGAACATGCTCCCCAAGGGCACGCACGAGTATGGCCGCTTCCTGAAGCCGTCCGAGCTGTCGCGCATGGCGCGTAACGCGGGCCTGGGCATCGATACCCTGTCCGGCATGAGCTACAACCCGCTGACCCGCATTTACAGCCTGGGCAGCGACACCGATGTGAACTACCTGATCGCCACCCGCCGCCTGGCCTGA
- the tadA gene encoding tRNA adenosine(34) deaminase TadA — MLTSPPLPPKAIQWLAALGLSSRHDLLACGSVRAYLLLKASGHTVTDKLLFALEAAARGVHWSALNDSDRQALRQAAAAHAPVRPLPPAAQLQQHMQAALALAREAAKLGEVPVGAVVVKDGQIIGQGYNQPISSHDPSAHAEMVALRQAAQTLGNYRLAGCTLYVTLEPCAMCSGAILHSRLDHVIYGAREARTGAAGSVVDLFALRQLNSHTAIDGGIAAQESAALLAGFFAHRRPGGTS; from the coding sequence ATGCTGACCTCGCCCCCTCTCCCACCCAAGGCCATCCAGTGGCTGGCCGCGCTGGGCCTGAGTAGCCGCCACGACCTGCTAGCGTGTGGCAGCGTGCGCGCTTACCTGCTGCTCAAAGCCAGCGGGCACACCGTTACCGACAAGCTGCTGTTTGCGCTGGAAGCCGCTGCGCGCGGCGTGCATTGGTCAGCACTGAACGATAGCGACCGCCAGGCGCTGCGCCAGGCTGCCGCAGCCCATGCGCCGGTGCGCCCCCTACCCCCGGCGGCACAGCTACAGCAGCATATGCAGGCAGCGCTAGCCCTGGCCAGGGAAGCGGCCAAGCTGGGCGAGGTGCCGGTCGGTGCAGTGGTGGTAAAAGACGGGCAGATTATCGGCCAGGGCTATAACCAGCCCATCAGCAGCCACGACCCTTCGGCGCACGCCGAAATGGTGGCGCTACGCCAGGCGGCACAAACGCTGGGTAATTACCGCCTGGCCGGCTGCACACTGTATGTCACACTGGAGCCATGCGCCATGTGTAGCGGTGCCATACTGCATAGCAGGCTGGACCACGTGATATACGGTGCCCGCGAAGCGCGTACCGGCGCGGCCGGCAGTGTGGTGGATCTGTTTGCCCTGCGCCAGCTCAATAGCCATACCGCCATCGACGGTGGCATTGCCGCGCAGGAAAGCGCCGCGTTGCTGGCCGGTTTTTTTGCCCATCGCCGCCCGGGAGGCACATCATGA
- a CDS encoding TRZ/ATZ family hydrolase — protein MENNRFDQLLCARWIITVEQDGVVLENHAVGIKDGRIAAILSPEQIAAADAGERVMLDNHVLMPGLVNLHGHSAMTLLRGMADDKALMDWLQNHIWPAEGKHVSDQFVFDGALLAMGEMFRSGTTTINDMYFFHDAMARAGLQAGMRTFVGCSILEFPTAYGQNADDYIAKGLADAANYQGNELITFTLAPHAPYTVSDDTFRKVVALADEHDMLIHCHIHETQDEVNGGVAEHGVRPLARLDKLGMLSPRLIAAHMVHLNDEEIALCAERGVAIAHNPTSNMKLASGIAPVQKLLDAGVTVGIGTDGAASNNKLDMLSETRMGALLAKVGTLNPVAVPAATAIRMATQQGASALHIGDKVGSVTVGKQADLIAVDLAQIETSPSFDPISHIVYAAGREQVSHVWVNGRKVLSERALTTLDEADLKARADAWRVRILAK, from the coding sequence ATGGAAAACAACCGCTTCGACCAATTGCTCTGCGCCCGCTGGATCATCACCGTGGAGCAAGATGGTGTGGTGCTGGAAAACCACGCCGTGGGTATCAAGGATGGCCGCATTGCCGCCATCCTGTCGCCAGAGCAAATCGCAGCGGCAGATGCCGGCGAGCGCGTGATGCTGGATAACCATGTGTTGATGCCGGGCCTGGTGAACCTGCACGGCCACAGCGCCATGACCCTGCTGCGCGGCATGGCCGACGACAAGGCGCTGATGGACTGGCTGCAAAACCACATCTGGCCGGCCGAAGGCAAGCACGTCAGCGACCAGTTCGTGTTCGACGGCGCCCTGCTGGCCATGGGCGAAATGTTCCGCAGCGGCACCACCACCATCAACGATATGTACTTCTTCCACGACGCCATGGCTCGCGCCGGCCTGCAAGCGGGCATGCGTACCTTCGTGGGCTGTTCCATCCTGGAATTCCCTACCGCTTACGGCCAGAACGCCGACGACTACATTGCCAAAGGCCTGGCCGATGCGGCCAACTACCAGGGCAACGAGCTGATCACCTTCACCCTGGCTCCGCACGCGCCGTACACCGTGTCCGACGACACCTTCCGCAAGGTGGTGGCGCTGGCAGACGAGCACGACATGCTGATCCACTGCCACATCCACGAAACCCAGGATGAAGTGAACGGCGGCGTGGCCGAGCACGGCGTGCGCCCGCTGGCGCGCCTGGACAAGCTGGGCATGCTCAGCCCGCGCCTGATCGCCGCGCACATGGTGCACCTGAACGATGAAGAAATCGCCCTGTGCGCCGAGCGCGGTGTGGCCATCGCCCACAACCCTACCAGCAACATGAAGCTGGCCTCCGGCATTGCCCCGGTACAAAAGCTGCTGGACGCCGGCGTAACCGTGGGCATCGGCACCGATGGTGCTGCCTCCAACAACAAGCTGGACATGCTGAGCGAAACCCGCATGGGCGCGCTGCTGGCCAAGGTCGGCACGCTGAACCCGGTAGCCGTACCGGCCGCTACCGCCATCCGCATGGCTACCCAGCAGGGTGCCAGCGCGCTACATATCGGCGACAAGGTGGGCAGCGTCACCGTTGGCAAGCAAGCCGACCTGATCGCGGTAGATCTGGCGCAGATCGAAACCAGCCCGAGCTTCGACCCGATCTCCCACATCGTGTACGCCGCCGGCCGCGAGCAGGTAAGCCACGTATGGGTGAACGGCCGCAAAGTACTGAGCGAGCGCGCGCTGACCACCCTGGACGAAGCCGACCTGAAAGCCCGTGCCGACGCCTGGCGCGTACGCATTCTGGCCAAATAA